A stretch of the Ananas comosus cultivar F153 linkage group 14, ASM154086v1, whole genome shotgun sequence genome encodes the following:
- the LOC109720546 gene encoding D-aminoacyl-tRNA deacylase isoform X2, giving the protein MVVTLVVATTADPASVGPASALLAMPAWSPGPSLAEGMESFSNGEVRLLKHESSIVAEDDLDSRWEAATGEEVAEVIFLSRHTAVSSRPALTVHPIGVPHLREDETPPAGGRPGWAAPPSPRIGPWLRLLRKIAGEQGLMPEFEVTLEATHHGPVTNTPTMFVEIGSTEEYWKRQDAAQAIALLLWEGLGLGGGGGVGNWHGNNGRDKVLLGIGGGHYVPRHMDIILKDGVWVGHLLSGYSLPMEDPNLVNGKPTEKEIRGTWKQAIKVSYEATKSAFPGGEVIAHLDHKISVPVSMVGHGVHVPTMPTSPCCLCRLCMQYERGSLSKHGGRLY; this is encoded by the exons ATGGTGGTGACGTTGGTGGTGGCGACGACTGCCGACCCGGCGTCCGTCGGCCCCGCCTCCGCCCTCCTCGCCATGCCCGCCTGGTCCCCCGGCCCCTCCCTCGCc GAGGGGATGGAGAGCTTCTCCAACGGCGAGGTGCGGCTGCTGAAGCACGAGAGCAGCATCGTCGCGGAGGACGATCTCGACTCCCGGTGGGAGGCCGCCACGGGCGAGGAAGTCGCCGAGgtcatcttcctcagccgccacACCGCCGTTTCCTCGCGCCCCGCCCTCACCGTCCACCCTATCG GTGTGCCGCACTTGAGGGAGGATGAGACGCCGCCCGCTGGGGGACGGCCGGGGTGGGCAGCACCGCCGAGCCCTCGGATCGGCCCGTGGCTTCGGCTGCTGAGAAAGATTGCTGGAGAGCAAGGACTCATGCCAGAGTTTGAG GTTACTCTGGAGGCAACTCATCATGGACCTGTGACTAACACACCAACCATGTTTGTGGAGATTG gaAGCACGGAAGAGTACTGGAAGAGACAAGATGCTGCTCAAGCTATCGCTCTA CTTCTGTGGGAAGGTCTTGGCcttggtggaggtggtggtgttGGAAATTGGCATGG GAACAATGGTCGAGATAAAGTTCTTCTTGGAATTGGTGGGGGTCATTATGTACCTCGACACATGGATATTATACT GAAAGATGGTGTGTGGGTGGGCCATCTACTGTCGGGATATTCTTTGCCGATGGAAGATCCTAACCTAGTAAATGGAAAACCTACCGAGAAAGAGATCCGCGGAACATGGAAGCAAGCAATCAAAGTTTCGTACGAGGCAACGAAATCAGCTTTTCCTGGAGGAGAAGTCATCGCTCATCTTGATCACAA GATTTCTGTGCCCGTCAGCATGGTCGGGCATGGTGTGCATGTGCCGACCATGCCAACAAGCCCATGCTGCCTGTGCCGACTGTGCATGCAATATGAAAGAGGATCTCTGTCGAAGCATGGTGGCAGGCTGTACTAG
- the LOC109720546 gene encoding D-aminoacyl-tRNA deacylase isoform X1, whose amino-acid sequence MVVTLVVATTADPASVGPASALLAMPAWSPGPSLAEGMESFSNGEVRLLKHESSIVAEDDLDSRWEAATGEEVAEVIFLSRHTAVSSRPALTVHPIGVPHLREDETPPAGGRPGWAAPPSPRIGPWLRLLRKIAGEQGLMPEFEVTLEATHHGPVTNTPTMFVEIGSTEEYWKRQDAAQAIALLLWEGLGLGGGGGVGNWHGNNGRDKVLLGIGGGHYVPRHMDIILKDGVWVGHLLSGYSLPMEDPNLVNGKPTEKEIRGTWKQAIKVSYEATKSAFPGGEVIAHLDHKSFKSWQKNAITSFLHEQKIKVGKPDDFF is encoded by the exons ATGGTGGTGACGTTGGTGGTGGCGACGACTGCCGACCCGGCGTCCGTCGGCCCCGCCTCCGCCCTCCTCGCCATGCCCGCCTGGTCCCCCGGCCCCTCCCTCGCc GAGGGGATGGAGAGCTTCTCCAACGGCGAGGTGCGGCTGCTGAAGCACGAGAGCAGCATCGTCGCGGAGGACGATCTCGACTCCCGGTGGGAGGCCGCCACGGGCGAGGAAGTCGCCGAGgtcatcttcctcagccgccacACCGCCGTTTCCTCGCGCCCCGCCCTCACCGTCCACCCTATCG GTGTGCCGCACTTGAGGGAGGATGAGACGCCGCCCGCTGGGGGACGGCCGGGGTGGGCAGCACCGCCGAGCCCTCGGATCGGCCCGTGGCTTCGGCTGCTGAGAAAGATTGCTGGAGAGCAAGGACTCATGCCAGAGTTTGAG GTTACTCTGGAGGCAACTCATCATGGACCTGTGACTAACACACCAACCATGTTTGTGGAGATTG gaAGCACGGAAGAGTACTGGAAGAGACAAGATGCTGCTCAAGCTATCGCTCTA CTTCTGTGGGAAGGTCTTGGCcttggtggaggtggtggtgttGGAAATTGGCATGG GAACAATGGTCGAGATAAAGTTCTTCTTGGAATTGGTGGGGGTCATTATGTACCTCGACACATGGATATTATACT GAAAGATGGTGTGTGGGTGGGCCATCTACTGTCGGGATATTCTTTGCCGATGGAAGATCCTAACCTAGTAAATGGAAAACCTACCGAGAAAGAGATCCGCGGAACATGGAAGCAAGCAATCAAAGTTTCGTACGAGGCAACGAAATCAGCTTTTCCTGGAGGAGAAGTCATCGCTCATCTTGATCACAA